In a genomic window of Myxococcus fulvus:
- a CDS encoding DUF6531 domain-containing protein, producing MLQSSFFDPVVGLDIHIVLVPMPAPVPTPVPMPFVGWVFDPVGLAVGAAIGMATGGGPGLVMVNSLPVTNAGTNVTNLMTMPHLPVPGVAFAKGLPGNDAELFFGSHDVKLAGSLGVRLGEIAMSCSDPVRLPTSVVLAIPKGRPVLTIRPPVPDLQGIAMRLVMLGAMRLLRAAARGGARLFRALRAGQRNSGRWARVSGALRDAVDRIAPERFRDRLKRAVCFVTGHPVDVATGRVFTDNIDFELPGPLPLVFERVYSSSLSWRHGPLGHGWSHSLNQQVWLEPDKVVLLAEDGREIEFPTDRLPGRVIRGGQSIEDPTNRLTLRALGHFRWEVESADGVVREFARVPGGDTRRARLLNIRSRDAHHSIQLTYNAQGQLEWVRDCGGRMIGFTHDERGQLREVKLPSARGTGFSRHLSYDYSDSGDLVSVVDAAGHSWRFEYQGHLLVQERDRAGLNFYFQYDGLGAMARCVRTWGDGGIYDHVLSYDLQNRRTIVEDSLGAVSVYELDALGMVVKVVDPHGAVTRHEYDEDCGLLARETDALGHSLAMAYDKRGNIVSVTPADGATVQIKYDPRNLPVQATNVVGSTWEWSYDLEGHLTELVTPTGEWERWGWRGGVLVWADAPGEGRTTLEHDAQKNVILNRAPTGATTEYEYDGHGRVVQVKDPRGALTRLKYDVLGQLLQVELPSGVVREWAYDAQGNMLESRDSTRHIRYRYGHFHKVVVREEADARLRFGYDTEGQLTSIINEAGEVHTFTFNASGQLQDETGFDGRTRSYQHDELGRVTKRVLPSGRSSQFTYDAVGRLLAQQHSDGTAAEFTYRPDGALLLAKNEVSIVRFERDALGRVVREVQGEDAVSSRFDLQGERVLMETTLGGHLSVVRGGSGEVAALHYGGSSLDATPSVVCFERDVVGLEMARLLPGGVRVEWQRDVAGRFVGRRITRHTAGAPQRPLDSRTYQWRGEDQIAALIDSQRGPTGYVHDAQGRLVAQVTPRGTLHRAMDPVGNVFRTPSGSDRRYASGGRLEEAEGARYFHDEDGNLTERVEAGGSRWHYRWNGSGMLSEVERPDGLHVRFEYDAFARRTCKTLVRPGEDGSETVEREVRFIWDGHTLVHELSDDVGLTTWYFEPASFAPFAKEKDGRRWDVATDHLGTATEMYEEGRCVWSMRLDIWGEPSYEVGAPSDCPFRWPGQYWDEETGLSYNRSRYFEPANGRYLSPDRMGVLGGMALYGYALDPVLFDDPLAFDWNYRLVDANGDPYYYGRASDNDTPEGVARRHSGTVGKKNVRFVPGSDSLEPITPRGTGGSTVRGIEQLGIQSGGPGGKTTAIGRRGTNGGNVRGNNIRGVDPRHPRKRGFMQAGRTHLTRSGVTNASELSTLSRDEWAHGKKGCK from the coding sequence ATGCTCCAAAGCTCCTTCTTCGATCCAGTCGTCGGACTCGACATCCATATCGTTCTGGTGCCCATGCCAGCGCCGGTGCCGACCCCCGTGCCCATGCCTTTCGTCGGGTGGGTGTTCGACCCGGTGGGGCTGGCCGTCGGGGCCGCCATTGGAATGGCGACGGGCGGTGGTCCCGGTCTGGTGATGGTCAACTCCTTGCCTGTGACCAACGCCGGGACGAACGTCACCAACCTGATGACGATGCCCCACCTGCCCGTTCCAGGCGTGGCCTTCGCAAAGGGACTGCCAGGCAACGACGCGGAGCTGTTTTTCGGCAGTCATGATGTCAAGCTCGCCGGAAGCCTGGGGGTCCGGCTGGGCGAGATCGCCATGAGCTGCAGCGACCCGGTGCGGCTTCCCACCAGCGTGGTGTTGGCCATCCCCAAGGGCCGGCCCGTATTGACGATTCGTCCACCGGTTCCGGACCTCCAGGGCATCGCGATGCGCCTCGTGATGTTGGGGGCCATGCGGCTGCTGAGGGCCGCCGCGCGTGGCGGTGCACGGTTGTTCCGGGCGTTGAGGGCTGGCCAGCGCAATAGCGGGCGATGGGCGCGGGTCAGTGGCGCGCTGCGAGATGCCGTCGACAGGATTGCCCCCGAGCGGTTTCGTGATCGGCTCAAGCGTGCGGTGTGTTTCGTGACAGGTCACCCGGTCGATGTGGCCACCGGGCGCGTGTTCACGGACAACATCGACTTCGAACTGCCAGGGCCGCTGCCGCTGGTCTTCGAGCGCGTCTACTCCTCCTCCTTGTCCTGGCGTCACGGGCCACTCGGGCATGGGTGGAGCCACTCCCTGAATCAACAGGTGTGGTTGGAGCCCGACAAGGTGGTTCTGCTCGCCGAAGATGGGCGGGAGATAGAGTTCCCCACGGACCGCCTTCCCGGGCGCGTCATCCGGGGAGGGCAGTCCATCGAAGATCCCACCAACCGGCTGACGCTGCGGGCGCTGGGGCACTTCCGCTGGGAGGTGGAATCCGCGGATGGGGTCGTGCGTGAGTTTGCTCGTGTTCCAGGAGGAGACACGCGCCGCGCCAGGTTGCTGAACATCCGCAGCCGGGATGCGCACCACTCCATCCAGCTGACGTACAACGCCCAGGGACAGCTCGAATGGGTGCGGGACTGTGGTGGTCGGATGATCGGCTTCACGCACGACGAGCGGGGACAACTGCGCGAGGTGAAGCTTCCCTCCGCGCGGGGAACGGGCTTCTCTCGCCACCTCTCGTACGACTACAGCGACAGCGGGGACCTGGTGAGCGTGGTGGACGCGGCGGGGCACTCCTGGCGGTTCGAGTACCAGGGCCACCTCCTGGTCCAGGAGCGGGATCGCGCCGGGCTCAACTTCTACTTCCAATATGATGGACTGGGGGCGATGGCCCGCTGTGTCCGCACCTGGGGCGACGGTGGCATCTACGACCATGTCCTCTCCTACGACCTCCAGAACCGGAGGACGATCGTGGAGGACAGCCTGGGGGCCGTCTCCGTCTACGAGCTGGACGCGCTGGGCATGGTGGTGAAGGTCGTGGACCCGCACGGCGCGGTGACGCGGCACGAGTACGACGAGGACTGTGGCTTGCTGGCGCGGGAGACGGACGCGCTCGGCCACTCGCTCGCGATGGCGTATGACAAGCGGGGCAACATCGTGAGCGTCACGCCCGCCGATGGGGCGACGGTCCAGATCAAGTACGACCCGCGGAACCTCCCGGTCCAGGCCACGAACGTGGTGGGGTCCACCTGGGAGTGGTCCTACGACCTGGAGGGGCACCTCACCGAGCTGGTGACGCCCACCGGTGAGTGGGAGCGTTGGGGATGGCGGGGTGGGGTCCTGGTCTGGGCGGATGCTCCGGGTGAGGGGCGCACCACGCTGGAGCATGACGCTCAGAAGAACGTCATCCTGAACCGAGCCCCGACTGGCGCCACGACCGAGTACGAATACGACGGGCATGGCCGCGTGGTGCAGGTGAAGGACCCACGAGGCGCGCTCACCCGGTTGAAGTATGACGTCCTCGGACAGTTGCTCCAGGTGGAGCTGCCCTCGGGGGTGGTACGGGAGTGGGCCTATGACGCGCAGGGCAACATGCTGGAGTCACGAGACTCGACCCGGCACATCCGTTACCGCTACGGGCACTTCCACAAGGTCGTGGTGCGCGAAGAGGCGGATGCCCGGCTGCGCTTTGGCTACGACACAGAGGGCCAGCTGACGAGCATCATCAACGAAGCTGGCGAGGTCCACACGTTCACCTTCAACGCCAGCGGGCAGCTTCAGGATGAAACCGGCTTCGATGGCAGAACGCGTTCCTACCAGCATGACGAACTGGGCAGGGTGACGAAGCGGGTGCTGCCGAGTGGCCGCAGCTCCCAGTTCACGTATGACGCCGTGGGCCGCTTGCTCGCCCAGCAGCATTCGGATGGGACTGCCGCGGAGTTCACCTACCGGCCCGATGGGGCCCTGCTCCTGGCGAAGAACGAGGTGTCCATCGTCCGCTTCGAGCGGGACGCCTTGGGCCGGGTGGTGCGCGAGGTGCAAGGGGAGGACGCCGTCAGCTCCCGCTTCGACCTCCAAGGCGAGCGCGTCCTCATGGAGACCACCCTGGGCGGCCATTTGTCCGTGGTGCGGGGAGGCTCGGGTGAAGTGGCTGCCCTGCACTACGGCGGCTCCTCGCTGGACGCCACGCCCTCCGTGGTGTGCTTCGAGAGAGACGTCGTCGGGTTGGAGATGGCGCGTCTGTTGCCAGGAGGCGTCCGCGTGGAGTGGCAGCGGGATGTGGCGGGACGCTTCGTGGGACGGCGCATCACGCGCCACACCGCGGGCGCGCCCCAACGGCCGTTGGACTCACGCACCTACCAGTGGCGCGGAGAGGATCAGATCGCCGCCCTCATCGATAGCCAGCGGGGTCCCACCGGCTACGTGCATGATGCTCAAGGACGCCTCGTCGCCCAGGTGACGCCCCGAGGCACCCTCCATCGTGCCATGGACCCGGTGGGCAATGTCTTTCGGACCCCGTCCGGGAGTGACAGGCGCTATGCGAGCGGGGGCCGGCTCGAGGAGGCGGAGGGCGCCCGGTACTTCCATGACGAGGATGGCAACCTGACGGAGAGGGTGGAGGCGGGCGGCAGCCGCTGGCACTACCGCTGGAATGGCTCCGGCATGCTCTCCGAGGTGGAGCGTCCGGACGGGCTCCATGTGCGCTTCGAGTATGACGCCTTCGCTCGACGCACGTGCAAGACATTGGTGCGTCCAGGCGAAGACGGGAGTGAGACGGTGGAGCGAGAGGTCCGCTTCATCTGGGACGGCCACACCCTGGTGCACGAGCTCTCGGACGATGTCGGCTTGACGACGTGGTACTTCGAGCCAGCATCTTTTGCTCCCTTCGCGAAGGAGAAGGACGGTCGCCGGTGGGACGTCGCCACCGACCATCTCGGCACGGCCACGGAGATGTATGAAGAGGGGCGCTGCGTCTGGAGCATGCGCCTGGACATCTGGGGAGAGCCCTCCTACGAGGTGGGCGCGCCCTCGGACTGTCCTTTCCGGTGGCCGGGACAGTACTGGGATGAAGAGACGGGGCTGTCGTACAACCGCAGCCGGTACTTCGAGCCAGCGAATGGCCGCTATCTCTCTCCAGATCGAATGGGCGTGCTGGGAGGCATGGCCCTCTACGGATACGCGCTGGATCCGGTCCTCTTCGATGACCCGCTGGCGTTTGATTGGAATTACCGCCTCGTTGATGCGAATGGAGACCCGTACTACTACGGCCGCGCGAGTGACAACGACACGCCCGAAGGCGTCGCGCGTCGGCACTCCGGGACGGTGGGGAAGAAGAATGTGAGGTTCGTGCCAGGCTCGGATAGCTTGGAGCCCATCACTCCCAGGGGGACGGGCGGGAGCACGGTCCGGGGCATCGAGCAGTTGGGCATCCAATCGGGTGGCCCCGGCGGAAAGACGACGGCGATTGGCCGACGGGGCACGAACGGCGGCAATGTCCGAGGCAACAACATTCGAGGAGTCGACCCCAGGCATCCGCGGAAGCGAGGGTTCATGCAAGCGGGACGGACCCACCTGACTCGCTCGGGCGTGACGAATGCCAGCGAGCTGTCAACGCTCTCTCGTGATGAATGGGCCCATGGGAAGAAAGGGTGCAAATGA